In Deltaproteobacteria bacterium, the genomic stretch CGATCGGCGGCTCCCGCCTCCCGATGGGAGGGGTCACCTACGAGCAGCCCCCCTCCGTATTCCCTTCCCCCGCCGTCCTTGCCCGGTATCCGGACTTGGTCGGAAAGGTCGCGCTGGTGGTCGTGCCGGACCCTCTGGCCGGGGACATGCCGCTCGTCGAGGCGACCTCCCTCGCGCTGGCGCGCTCGGGCGCCGCCGTGGTGCTCACGGGGGGCCGCGGGGAGATCCTCGAGCCCATCGCCCTCCGGATCAATTCCCACGGGGGCGAAGGGACCGCCACGGTCTCCACCGTGAACCTGTCGCACCCGGCGCACGTCCAGGAGCTCTTCGACGGCCTTCCCCGCGTCGACCTGCTCCTGTACTTCAGCGGGAGCGTCGACTGGAAGCGCCCGCTGACTTCGCTTTCCCACGACGAATGGACGGCCCGCGTCGAGCGGTTCGGAGCGTTGCCCCGGTTCCTCTGCTGGCAGGCCGAGCGGAGGATGGACCGGGACGGGACGGACGGGACGATCCTCCTCGTGGGTCCCGACCTGTCCGGGGTGCCGTCGATCCGGGAACGGAACCTCGTCCATGTGTTCCAGTCGATGCTCCGGCCCGCGGTCGCGACCGAGGCGATGGAGCGCGCGCTGATGCGGAAGGCGCAGAAGGAGGGCACATCGCCCGCCCCGGTGGCGGACATCAATTTCGGTCTCATCCTGCCGGGCCGCACCGACGGCAGGAACCGTCAGCCCTCCCCCCAGGCGACCGCCGCTTCCGTCCTCTGGCTCCTGGAGGAGGGGAAGCGCGTGTCCGGCGCGGTCCTTCTGCCGGACGAGCAGAACGCCGTGCCGAAGCTCCCCGCGGATCCGGTGCCGGAGCCGGGGAAATCGGCCGGAAAGGTGGCCGTGGTGACCGGCGGAATGCGGAACCTCGGGCGGGAGATCTCCCTGCGCCTCGCCTCGGAGAAGGCGACCGTCGTCATCGGGAGCCGCTACCCCCGGCCGGTTTCCGGAGACCCGGAACAGGCGGCCAAGGCGAAGGAGGAGCTCTCCTCCGCCGACGCGTCGCTCGCCCGGATGCGCCGCTCCGGCGGACGCGCCCTCTGGATCGACACGGACGTGTCGCGTCCCGAGAGCGTCGGTGCGCTGCTCCGGGAAACGAGGAACCGGTTCGGACGGGTCGACGTCCTGGTGAACAACGCCGGGGCGGGGGGAAACTTCGCGCGGATCGGCGACGTGATGCGGGACCACAGGGACAACTTCTCCGCCGTTCTCGCCGCGAATTTCCTCGGGGCCTGGGAAGCGATGACCATCGCGCGGGAGATCATGCGGCAACAGGAAGGGGGCGGCTCGATCGTGAACGTGTCGACCCACTACGCGGACCATCCGTATCTCTTCCGCACGATCTACACGGTATCGAAGATCCTCCTCAAGGCGCTGACGACCGCGTCCCGCGCCGATCTTCTCGCGGAGGGGATCTCCGTCGCGGACGTCGCCCCTACGCTCATCGCGGGCCCGCGGATGGAGTGGGTGATGCGGAACTACGCGACGAAGTTCTCCGCCGGGTTCGACGACTTCCCCGCCCTTCCGGCGGCCGTCCGGAAGGCGGCCGCCGAGCGGTTCCTCCGTTCGTTCGACGGGTCCCTCCCCGCCCGGGATCGGGACGCCGCGCGGGAGGAGTTCCACGGCGTCCTGCGCGCCGCCCGGATCCCCAGGCCGCACCGGGAGCAGGTCGCGTCATGGTACGAGCGGATCCGGGAATGGTTCCGCTCCACCGTCCCGGCCAATCCCCCCGGCAACGGGGAGGTCGCGGAGGCGGCGCTGTTCGCCGCGAAGGACGGGAGGTACCTCGAGAACCCGTTCCTCCCGCTCACCACGCTCCCGCCGTTCGTCTCGTTCCCTCCACCGCAGGGTTCGCACCGCGCCATCGCACCGGCCGCGGCGGGAGTGGTGATATCCTCCGGAACCTCACCCGACCTTCACCGCCGGCTCCACGGCGCGCTGTCCCGCAAAGGGGCTCGACTCGTCTCCCTTTCGGACGCGGGGGCCCCCCCGGGGCATGCGCGGATATCCCGGCCCGCGCAGGCCGGGGGACGCGCCGCGTCCCAGTCGGAGGACACCCGGCAGCGCGCGCTCGACCTGTCCGACCCCCGGGTCGTCGAACCGTGGCTGGACAACACGCTCGTGGGAGAGCCTCCGCCCGCATTCGGTGTCCTGATCCCCGGCTGCGTCGTCGGCGGGAAGAACGTCATGGACTTCGATACCGGCGAGAAGCGGCGGGTCGCATCCCACGTGGCGAAGGCGATCGCCCTGCTCGGCGAATCGGCCAAGGCGATTCGCGACGGGGGACACCTCGTGGTCATCGGACCGTCGGGAGAGACCGGCGAGGGGCGGCTTCTCCTCGCGGCGCTGCGGCAGGGCGTCCGTACGCTCCTCGCGGAACAGCACTTCCTCCCCTCGGCGAAGACGGTCCGGGTTTCCCTCCTTGCCGACGCGCCACCGGGAAGGGAGCGGGAGCTGGAACGGGAAGTGGCGGGGATCCTCTCCGGGACCTCTCCCCCCCGGATCGAACCGGTCCCGGCGGGAACCGCGCGGCCGTAGACGGTTCCGGGGGGGCCTCGGACTTACGGGAACCGCTTCTCCTGGAACCGTTCCCTCAGGAACCGCTTGGCGAATTTCCCGACGGAGGTCTTCGGGATGGACTCGACGAAGACCACCTCGTCGGGAACCCACCACTTCGCGACGCGCGTCGCCAGGAACTCCCGGATCTCCTCTCCATCCACCTTCCCGGCCTGGTCGGGCTTGAGGACGACGCAGGCCATCGGGCGCTCGGTCCACTTCTCCGACGGCACGCCGATCACCGCCGCCTCGGCGACGGCGGGGTGGGACATGATCGTGTTCTCGAGATCGATGGAGGAGATCCACTCCCCGCCGCTCTTGATCAGGTCGCGCGTGCGGTCCTGGATCTGCACGTACCCCTCCGGGTCCACCGTCACGACGTCCCCGGTGCAGAGCCAGCCGTCCCGGACCATCTCCTTCGTCCGCTCCGGCTCCCGGTAATACTCCTCCGTGATCCACGGCCCGCGCAGCCGAAGCTCGCCCATCGACTTCCCGTCGCGCGGGACCTCGGAGCCGTCCTCCGCCACCACCCGCATCTCGATCCCGGCCACGAGCGTCCCCTGCTTCGCCTTGTACGCGTACCGCTCGTCCTCGGGCAGCCCGGCCATGTACGACTTCGGACGCGACACGAGCACCACGGGATACGTCTCGGTCATGCCGTAGGCGTGGATGAACGGGACGCCGAACCCCTTCTCGACCTTCTCGATCAGCGCCCGCGGCGCCGCGGATCCGCCGCAGATGACCGCCGAAAGGCTCGAGACGTCGTGCTTCTCCCGCTCCAGCAGCTGGGCGACCGCCATCCAGATCGTCGGCACGCCCGCCGTGATCGTGACCTTCTCGTTCTCGATCAGGGAGACGAGCGCGGCCGGATCGGGGCGGGAGCCGGGGAAGACCTGCTTGGTCCCCATCCACACGGCGGCGAACGGGATCCCCCAGGCGTTCACGTGGAACATGGGAACCACCGGCATCACGGCGTCCGCCTCCCGGATTCCCAGGACGTCGGCGCCGCAGATCGCCAGCGCGTGGAGATAGATTCCCCGGTGGGAGTACGGTACCCCCTTGGGATTCCCGGTGGTGGCGGTGGTGTAGCAGAGCGCCGCCATCGAATTCTCCTCGATGTCGACCGGCCAGTCGAAATCCCCGCTCTCGGCCTCGAGGAGCGCCTCGTACGAGTAGGCGGGGCGAAGCTTCGTGGGCGGCACCTCCCTGCCCGCGCCCATGATCACGTACGCCCGCACGGTGGGGAACTTGTCCGCGACGGCCGCGACGGCGGGGACGAGGTCCTCGTCGACCAGCATCACCGCGTCCTCCGCGTGGTTGACGATGTAGGCGAACTGGTCGGCGAACAGGCGGATGTTCAGGGTGTGGAGGACCGCGCCCATGCACGGAGCCGCCAGGTACGCCTCCAGGTGCCGGTGGCTGTTCCAGCCGAAGGTGGCCACGCGCTCTCCGCGCCTGACCCCGAGGCGTTTCAGGGCGTTGGCGAGCTTCCCCACCCGGACCTGGTACTCCGCGTACGTGTACCGGTGGATCCCGGCGAAGTCGCGGGTGACGACCTCCTTCCTGCCGAACAGCATGCGGTTCCGGGTAAGGACCGTCCGCAGGGTCAACGGGTACGCCATGGGGACCTCCAACGGTGGATCCGACGGGATGCCGGATGGATGCTATACGCTAACCGCGCCCGCGGACCGCGTCAACCTTGTCGCGGAAAACCTCCCCGCGGCTCCTCCCCGAGGTACGCCGCCCGGACCTTCGGGTCCTTCCGCAGGTCGGACGCCGCGCCCTGCAGCGCGATCGCGCCCGTCTCCAGGACGTACGCCCGTCCCGCCGCGGCAAGCGCCATGGCCGCGTTCTGTTCGACGAGCAGGATGGTCGTCCCCGACCGGTTGATCTCGACGATCAGGCGGAAGATCTCCCGCACGAGCAGCGGCGACAGCCCCATCTCCCGCACGAGCAGCGGCGACAGCCCCATCGACGGCTCGTCGAGCAGGAGGAGCGCGGGCCGCTGCATCATGGCCCTGCCGATCGCCAGCATCTGCTGCTCCCCCCCCGAAAGGGTGCCGGCGACCTGTCCGGCCCGTTCCGACAGGCGGGGAAACAGCGCGAAGACGCGCTCCAGGCTTTCCCCCGCCTCTTTCCGGGACGGGCGCGCGTACGCCCCCATGTCGAGATTCTCGCGAACGGTCATGTTCGCGAAGATTCCGCGCCCTTCCGGGACGTGGGCGATCCCCCTCCGGACGATCCGGTGGGGAGGGAGCCCGTCGATCCGGGATCCGTCGAACACCACGCTTCCGGACGAAGCCCGCAGGACCCCGGAAAGGGTGCGCAGCGTCGTGCTCTTCCCCGCCCCGTTCGCCCCGACGAGGGAGACGATCTCCCCGCGCCCCACCGTGAACGACACGCCCCTCAGGGCCTGCACGGAACCGTAAAATACCGATAGATCGTCTGCTTTCAGGAGCAATATCTCGCCCTTTACCTTAATGAAATCACTCGACGAACTCTTCCCCCAGGTACGCCTCGATCACCTTCGGATCGTTCCGGATGGCGGACGGGACTCCGCGCGCGATCACCTGCCCGAAATCCATGACGATCAGCCGCTCGCAGATACCCATCACCAGGCGCATCTGGTGCTCGATCAGGAGAACGGTGAGCGAGAAGCGACGGCGGACCAGAAGGATGAACTCCATGAGTCGCTCCACCTCGGACGGGTTCATCCCCGCCGCGGGCTCGTCCAGGAGGAGGACCTTCGGGCAGGTGGCCAGCGCCCGCGCGATCTCCAGCCTCCGCTGATCCCCGTACGACAGGTTCTTCGCGAGCACCTTCCCCCGATCCTGCAGCGAGAAGATCGAGAGGAACTCCTCGACCTGTTCCCGGGTGCGCCGCTCCTCCCGGTAGAACGCCTCCGTCCGGAACAGCGCGGCCCCCGGCCCGTACCGGACGTGCGGGTGGTGCGCGATCCGGACGTTGTCGGTCACCGTCAGGTCGCGGAAGAGGCGGATGTTCTGGAAGGTCCGCGCGATCCCCATCCGGGTCACCCGGTGGGGCGGAAGCCCCGCGACGCGGATCCCTTCCAGCGTCACCGAGCCGTCGTCCGGAAGATAGATCCCCGTCATCACGTTGAACAGGGTCGTCTTCCCCGAACCGTTGGGGCCGATGATGCCGACGAGCTCCCCCCGGTCGACGCCGAAACCGACGCCGTCCAGGGCCCGCACCCCCCCGAACCGCTTCGCGAGCCCCGCGACCTCGAGGATCACCGGTACACCCTGCTCCGCAGGAACGGCAGCTCGCGGACTCCCAGGAGCCCTCTCGGCCGCAGGAGCATCGTGACGATCAGGAGCGCGGGGATCAGGACCCAGCGGAATTCGAGGTACTCGGGAGGCAGCAGGACGCGCAGCGCCTCCAGCAGGAAGATCCACCCGAACGACGCGGCGAGCGTGCCCGTCACGTTGCCCAGGCCCCCGAGGACCACGATCATCAGCACGTCGAACGACTTGAAGAAATCGAAGTTGCTCGGGTGGAGGAACGTGTACAGGTGCGCGTAGAGCCCGCCGGCCACGCCGGCGAACGCGCACCCCAGCGTGAACCCGGCCACCTTCATGCGGAACGTGTCGACCCCCATCGCGGCGGCGGCGGTCTCGTCCTCCCGGATCGCGATCAGCACCCTTCCGTACGTGGAATGGACGACGTTCCGCACCACGAGGACGGCGCCGGTCAGGGCGAATACGACCCAGGGAACGGAGGTCATCCTCGCGATCCCGGTCATCCCGCGGGCTCCTCCCAGCGGCGGCAGGAACGAGTCCGCGTTGTCGAACAGGACCTTCAGGATCACCCCGAAACCCAGCGTCGCGATCCCGAGGTAGTCCGACGTGAGGCGCAGGACCGGCATCGCCACCAGGCACGCGAGGAGCGCCGCCGCGAAGCCGCCGGCCGCGAGGGAACCGAGGAACGCCGCCTGGGAGGCCAGGTGCGATCCGTCGCCGAACGAACCGCCGTACTGCTTCATCAGGAGAGCCGCGGTGTACGCGCCGACGCCGTAGAAGGCGGCGTGCCCGAGGGAGAACAGCCCCGTGAACCCGTAGATGATGTTGAGCCCGAGCGCGGAAATCGCGACCACGCAGGCGAGCTGGAAGATCTGGATCCAGTACGGGTTCAACACCTCGTACCGCTCCACGGCCAGCGCCGCTCCGGTCATCGCGAGGAACGGGAAGATCGCCTTGGCGAGGTTCTCGAGGGTCCGCACCGTGGAGATCACACCTTCTCGGCTCGCGGTTTCCCGAGGATCCCCGTGGGCCGGACCAGGAGGACGCCGATCAGCAGCAGGAAGGCGATGCCGTCGCGGTAGGTCGAGGAGAGGTACGCCGCGGTGAGCGTCTCCGACTGGCCCATGATGAGCGCTCCCAGCACCGCACCCGGGATGCTGCCGATCCCGCCGAGGACCGCCGCGGTGAACGCCTTGAGTCCCGGCATGACCCCCATGAACGTGTTCACCTGGGGGTAGGCGATCCCGTAGAGGACCCCTCCCGCTCCCGCGAGTCCCGCCCCCAGGGCGAACGTGAAGGAGACGACCGCGTCGACGTTCACGCCCATCAGCCCCGCGGTGACGACGTCGTGGGATACGGCGCGCATCGCGCGCCCGATCCGCGTACGGTACACGATGTACTGGAGCGACACGAGGCACGCGACGGTCACCGCGAGGATGATCCCCTGGAGGTTCGTGAAGGTGATCCCCGCCACGTCCGCCGAAGCGACCTCGAAGGGACGCGGGAAGGCGTAGAAGTTCGGCCCGAAGACCTGGTTCAGGGCGGTGAAATATTCGAGGAAAAGGGAAACCCCGATGGCGGTGATCAGGGCGGCGATCTTCGGGGCGTCGCGGAGCGGCCGGTACGCGATGCGCTCGATCGCCACCGCGAGCAGCGCGCATCCCAGGACCGCCGCCCCGAATACGGCGGGAAGCGGCAGCCCGAACCGGTCGATCGCGAAATACGCGATGAACGACCCGACCATGAAGACGTCGCCGTGAGCGAAGTTGATGAGGCGCACGACGCCGTACACCATCGTGTACCCCAGGGCGACCAGCGCGTAGACCAGCCCGAGCTGCAGGCCGTTCAGGGCCTGCTGGAGGAAATATTCCACTGCGCCTTCCGCCCGGCGCCCCCCGCCCCTACGGGTTGACCATCGCGACGAACTTCTGCTTCCCGCCTTCCATCTTCAGGATGACGGCGCTCTTGACCGGGTCTCCGTTCCTGTCGAGGGTGGCTTTCCCGGTCACCCCGTTGAAATTCCGGATCGAGGCGAGCGCGTCCCGGATCTTCCCCGGATCGTCGCTGCCGGCCTTGCGGATCGCCTCGATCAGAAGGTTCGTGGCGTCGTACGCGAGCGTGCCGAGGGCGTCGGGAACCTGTCCGTGCCGCGCCTTGTACTTCTTCACCCACGCCGCCACCTCGGGCCTCCGGTCGTCGGGCGAATAGTGGTTCGAAAAGTACCCTCCCTCGATCGCGGCCCCCGCGATCTTCGCGAGGTCCGGAGAGTCCCATCCGTCCGGACCCACGAGCTGGACCGCGAGCTTCCTCTCCCGGGCCTGCTTCGCGATGAGCCCCACCTTGTTGTAGTAGTCGGGGAGGAAAAGGACGTCCGCCCCCGAAGCCTTCACCTTGGTGAGCAGCGCCGAGAAATCGACGTCGTCCTTTCCGTACGACTCGAAGGCCGCCACGGACCCTCCCATCTCCCGGAACCGGTCGCGGAACACCTCGGCGATCCCCTTGGAGTAGTCGTTGGACGCGTCGTAGAGGACCGCGGCGCTCTTCTTCTTCAGCGTTTCCCGGGAGAACCGGGCCATGACGTTCCCCTGGAACGGATCGATGAAGCACGAACGGAACATGTAGTCCTTCCGCTTGCCGTCCGCCACCGTCACCTTCGGGCTGGTCGCCGTTCCGGTGATCGCGGGGATCTTCGCCGCCTGGATGATGTCGGAAACCGGGATGGTGGCCTTGGAGGTGACCGAACCGACGATCGCCCGGACCCGGTGCCGGTTCACCAGGAGGTTGGCCGCGTTGGCGGCTTCCGTGGCGTCGTTCTTGTCGTCCTGGATGACGTAGGCGATCTTCATCCCCGCGGGCCCGCCCCTTGCGTTCGCCTCCTCCACCGCGATCAGGAACGAGTTCCGGACCGACTCTCCGTACGTCTTGACGTCCCCGGAGAGCGGCGTGATCAGGCCGATCCGGATCTCCTTCGCAAAGGACGTCGCCGACACGCCGATTCCGAGAATGACCAGTGCGATCGCAAGGAAAACGCGCCTCATCGTGCCCCCCCTCGAACGGTTCCCGGGAATTGGAGGATCGCTTCTCCGCTCCATATTATCGCGGGCCCGCAAGGGGTGTATATCCCTTGTTCACTTCACCGTCGGCAGACCCGCCTGCTTCCACTTCACGATTCCGCCCTCGAGGTGGCGGACCTCCCCGATCCCCAGCGCCTCCAGGACCTTCACCGCTCCGGCGCTCCGGTTCCCCGTCCTGCAATACACCAGGTACTTCCTGTTCCGATCGAGCCGGGACGCCTCCTCTTGAAACGAGGGGGAGCGGTAGTCGAGAAGCTTCGCCCCCTCGATCCTCCCTTCCCCGAACTCTCCGGGCGTCCGCACGTCGAGCAGGACGAAACCGGGGTCGCCCGCGTGCGTCCGGATCAGCTCCCGCGCCTCCGCCGGGGAAAGGTTCCGGGATTTCCCCGGGCCGTCGGCGGCCCCGGTCCCGGCGGGCCATGTCCAGGCCAGCGCGCCGATCACGGCGCATATCCAGGGGACGGCGATCCCGCGCAGGAACACCTTCATCGGTCAATCTCCTCCGGGTGGAATCCCTGTTCCATTTTGATTCGGGAGCGGTGGAAAACGGTTCGGGACGGGGGGTGCGGGGTCACCGGGAAAAAGCGGACCGGCCCCGATTGCGGATACGCCGGCCCGCCATCCCGATTCGACGGTGGGTTTTAGTCCTTCTCGAGAAGCGTGGTGAACGTGTCGTGGTGGTCCTCTTCATCCTGGA encodes the following:
- a CDS encoding ABC transporter ATP-binding protein → MLLKADDLSVFYGSVQALRGVSFTVGRGEIVSLVGANGAGKSTTLRTLSGVLRASSGSVVFDGSRIDGLPPHRIVRRGIAHVPEGRGIFANMTVRENLDMGAYARPSRKEAGESLERVFALFPRLSERAGQVAGTLSGGEQQMLAIGRAMMQRPALLLLDEPSMGLSPLLVREMGLSPLLVREIFRLIVEINRSGTTILLVEQNAAMALAAAGRAYVLETGAIALQGAASDLRKDPKVRAAYLGEEPRGGFPRQG
- a CDS encoding branched-chain amino acid ABC transporter permease, giving the protein MEYFLQQALNGLQLGLVYALVALGYTMVYGVVRLINFAHGDVFMVGSFIAYFAIDRFGLPLPAVFGAAVLGCALLAVAIERIAYRPLRDAPKIAALITAIGVSLFLEYFTALNQVFGPNFYAFPRPFEVASADVAGITFTNLQGIILAVTVACLVSLQYIVYRTRIGRAMRAVSHDVVTAGLMGVNVDAVVSFTFALGAGLAGAGGVLYGIAYPQVNTFMGVMPGLKAFTAAVLGGIGSIPGAVLGALIMGQSETLTAAYLSSTYRDGIAFLLLIGVLLVRPTGILGKPRAEKV
- a CDS encoding SDR family NAD(P)-dependent oxidoreductase: RVVLDPETPPSLRAAADRLVASATRSYAHASDPAFEGLTVSAGEAAVDDSAGRRALDFQGLLNRALTLARVVRDAGGSGVAGGPLPRAVHVVRELERPSGKFIDGSDGLHWVFEKGFVERLLAGHGSGNFGDGVPAVMACRFLRDASFPDEKLPVERQHAAAVKGTIEAYRFYQSLPQDTRDSIAAFYARHPPADPLVRLFLLLEKEGNPARAGHMIRDTTARTHSYRHVQYPDTSLAGKVVVITGGGTGMGRSLALEAARRAGNVVITGRRPAPLLSTKADMDDLIRHLGLTNQTLVVQGDVSDPKYVGEMFEQIEREFGRIDILYNNAGVSGPVVFGSVYEEGDFDEYREAVNVHLTGSWMASLEASRIMETQPGGGTIVMVGTFYSESIHRHVLHAYPGRLPYTSAQSAKLALGDYLAWALSGKAITVLSLNPSAVSTERIRMGTGVFDKGSKARARIGRNVPPEALERDTLDRTVGHAFVDPKDFAALALEVAEGPFRRTIGGSRLPMGGVTYEQPPSVFPSPAVLARYPDLVGKVALVVVPDPLAGDMPLVEATSLALARSGAAVVLTGGRGEILEPIALRINSHGGEGTATVSTVNLSHPAHVQELFDGLPRVDLLLYFSGSVDWKRPLTSLSHDEWTARVERFGALPRFLCWQAERRMDRDGTDGTILLVGPDLSGVPSIRERNLVHVFQSMLRPAVATEAMERALMRKAQKEGTSPAPVADINFGLILPGRTDGRNRQPSPQATAASVLWLLEEGKRVSGAVLLPDEQNAVPKLPADPVPEPGKSAGKVAVVTGGMRNLGREISLRLASEKATVVIGSRYPRPVSGDPEQAAKAKEELSSADASLARMRRSGGRALWIDTDVSRPESVGALLRETRNRFGRVDVLVNNAGAGGNFARIGDVMRDHRDNFSAVLAANFLGAWEAMTIAREIMRQQEGGGSIVNVSTHYADHPYLFRTIYTVSKILLKALTTASRADLLAEGISVADVAPTLIAGPRMEWVMRNYATKFSAGFDDFPALPAAVRKAAAERFLRSFDGSLPARDRDAAREEFHGVLRAARIPRPHREQVASWYERIREWFRSTVPANPPGNGEVAEAALFAAKDGRYLENPFLPLTTLPPFVSFPPPQGSHRAIAPAAAGVVISSGTSPDLHRRLHGALSRKGARLVSLSDAGAPPGHARISRPAQAGGRAASQSEDTRQRALDLSDPRVVEPWLDNTLVGEPPPAFGVLIPGCVVGGKNVMDFDTGEKRRVASHVAKAIALLGESAKAIRDGGHLVVIGPSGETGEGRLLLAALRQGVRTLLAEQHFLPSAKTVRVSLLADAPPGRERELEREVAGILSGTSPPRIEPVPAGTARP
- a CDS encoding branched-chain amino acid ABC transporter permease — protein: MISTVRTLENLAKAIFPFLAMTGAALAVERYEVLNPYWIQIFQLACVVAISALGLNIIYGFTGLFSLGHAAFYGVGAYTAALLMKQYGGSFGDGSHLASQAAFLGSLAAGGFAAALLACLVAMPVLRLTSDYLGIATLGFGVILKVLFDNADSFLPPLGGARGMTGIARMTSVPWVVFALTGAVLVVRNVVHSTYGRVLIAIREDETAAAAMGVDTFRMKVAGFTLGCAFAGVAGGLYAHLYTFLHPSNFDFFKSFDVLMIVVLGGLGNVTGTLAASFGWIFLLEALRVLLPPEYLEFRWVLIPALLIVTMLLRPRGLLGVRELPFLRSRVYR
- a CDS encoding long-chain fatty acid--CoA ligase, producing the protein MAYPLTLRTVLTRNRMLFGRKEVVTRDFAGIHRYTYAEYQVRVGKLANALKRLGVRRGERVATFGWNSHRHLEAYLAAPCMGAVLHTLNIRLFADQFAYIVNHAEDAVMLVDEDLVPAVAAVADKFPTVRAYVIMGAGREVPPTKLRPAYSYEALLEAESGDFDWPVDIEENSMAALCYTTATTGNPKGVPYSHRGIYLHALAICGADVLGIREADAVMPVVPMFHVNAWGIPFAAVWMGTKQVFPGSRPDPAALVSLIENEKVTITAGVPTIWMAVAQLLEREKHDVSSLSAVICGGSAAPRALIEKVEKGFGVPFIHAYGMTETYPVVLVSRPKSYMAGLPEDERYAYKAKQGTLVAGIEMRVVAEDGSEVPRDGKSMGELRLRGPWITEEYYREPERTKEMVRDGWLCTGDVVTVDPEGYVQIQDRTRDLIKSGGEWISSIDLENTIMSHPAVAEAAVIGVPSEKWTERPMACVVLKPDQAGKVDGEEIREFLATRVAKWWVPDEVVFVESIPKTSVGKFAKRFLRERFQEKRFP
- a CDS encoding ABC transporter substrate-binding protein, with protein sequence MRRVFLAIALVILGIGVSATSFAKEIRIGLITPLSGDVKTYGESVRNSFLIAVEEANARGGPAGMKIAYVIQDDKNDATEAANAANLLVNRHRVRAIVGSVTSKATIPVSDIIQAAKIPAITGTATSPKVTVADGKRKDYMFRSCFIDPFQGNVMARFSRETLKKKSAAVLYDASNDYSKGIAEVFRDRFREMGGSVAAFESYGKDDVDFSALLTKVKASGADVLFLPDYYNKVGLIAKQARERKLAVQLVGPDGWDSPDLAKIAGAAIEGGYFSNHYSPDDRRPEVAAWVKKYKARHGQVPDALGTLAYDATNLLIEAIRKAGSDDPGKIRDALASIRNFNGVTGKATLDRNGDPVKSAVILKMEGGKQKFVAMVNP
- a CDS encoding ABC transporter ATP-binding protein produces the protein MLEVAGLAKRFGGVRALDGVGFGVDRGELVGIIGPNGSGKTTLFNVMTGIYLPDDGSVTLEGIRVAGLPPHRVTRMGIARTFQNIRLFRDLTVTDNVRIAHHPHVRYGPGAALFRTEAFYREERRTREQVEEFLSIFSLQDRGKVLAKNLSYGDQRRLEIARALATCPKVLLLDEPAAGMNPSEVERLMEFILLVRRRFSLTVLLIEHQMRLVMGICERLIVMDFGQVIARGVPSAIRNDPKVIEAYLGEEFVE
- a CDS encoding rhodanese-like domain-containing protein; this translates as MKVFLRGIAVPWICAVIGALAWTWPAGTGAADGPGKSRNLSPAEARELIRTHAGDPGFVLLDVRTPGEFGEGRIEGAKLLDYRSPSFQEEASRLDRNRKYLVYCRTGNRSAGAVKVLEALGIGEVRHLEGGIVKWKQAGLPTVK